In Rhodococcus pseudokoreensis, the DNA window GCCGGAAGTCGAGAAGAATGATGAACGGGCTGACAGGCTGAATTACTGCGCGAGACAGGGCAGACAACAACAGCTGCAGACACGCTTGAGATCGACGTGGCGACGCGCCACAAGTCGCACTCCGGGTCCGGTCATGCAGACCATTGTGCCACGTCAGATCGCTCACGCAGAGCCGGGCACCGATTTCCACCATTTTTGCGGGAAATATCACGGCGAGGGGGCGTTGACGGTCGGGTGGTCACCGGTGGCGAGCCGGCCATGGACAGGGAGGCGAGCCGGCCATGGACAGGGAGGCGAGCCGACCATGGACACTGGTGGGGTGAGCGGATTGAGTACTACCACGGTCGGTCGGGGTGAGGCGGCGGCATTCGCGTTGCCCGAGAGTGCGCTGGCGGGTGTGGGCAGTCGACCGTTCGGGATCTACGTGCACGTGCCTTTCTGTGCCACACGCTGCGGATACTGCGATTTCAACACGTACACGGCCGGTGAGCTGGGGACGTCGGCGTCGCCGCAGTCGTGGATGGAGGGATTGCGCCGCGAACTCGACCTGGCCGCGGAGATGACGGGCGCTCCGGCCGTCGACACGGTCTTCGTCGGCGGCGGCACGCCGTCCCTTCTCGGCGGCGACGGCCTGGCGGACGTCCTCGGTGCGGTCCGCTCGAGTTTCGGGCTCGCGGACGGCGCCGAGGTGACCACCGAGTCGAACCCGGAGTCCACGTCGCCGGAGTTTTTCGACCGATTGCTCGCGGGCGGATTCACGCGGATCTCGCTGGGCATGCAGTCGGCGGCGCAGCACGTGCTGAAGGTCCTCGACCGCACCCACACGCCGGGGCGGGCGGTGGCGGCGGCGCTGGAGGCGCGGTCCGCGGGGTTCGGGCACGTCAATCTCGACCTCATCTACGGAACGCCGGGGGAGCGCGACGAGGACCTCGACCTGTCGCTGGACGCGGTGCTCTCGGCGGGCGTGGACCACGTGTCCGCGTACGCGCTGATCGTCGAGGACGGCACCGCCCTGGCGCGGAAGGTGCGTCGCGGCGAACTGCCGGCGCCCGACGACGACGTGCTCGCGTCGCGGTACGAGCGGATCGACGCCCGGCTCGCGGAGGCGGGCCTGACCTGGTACGAGGTGTCGAACTGGGCGCGCGAGGACGCGGCCTGCCTGCACAACCTGGGCTACTGGGACGGCGGCGACTGGTGGGGCGCCGGGCCGGGCGCGCACAGCCACGTCGGCGGTGTGCGCTGGTGGAACGTCAAACATCCGGCGCGCTACGCGGACCAGTTGGCGGCGGGAAGCCTGCCGGTCGGTGGGAGCGAGCAGCTGACGGAGGAGGACGTCCACGTCGAGCGGGTGATGCTGACGGCGCGGCTGCGCACGGGGCTTCCCGTGGCGGAACTGGACGACGCGGAGCAGCGCGCGGCCGAGACGGTGGTCGCCGACGGACTACTGGTGCGTGCGGGGGAGCAGCTGGTACTGACCGACCGCGGGCGGCTCCTCGCCGACGCGGTGGTCCGGACGGTCCTGCGCTGACGCTCGGCTGTCCGAGGCTCAGGCCGTGACGATGCCGGGCATCTCGTCGTAGTCGAACACGCGGGCGTGCAGCACGACGCGGTTCCGCAGCGCCGAGCGCACGGCCCGGTGCAATCCGTCCTCGAGGTAGAGCACCCCGTGCCACTGCACGGCGTGCGGGAACAGGTCGCCGTAGAACGTCGAGTCCTCCGACAGCAGCCGGTCGAGTTCGAGAACCTTGGTCGTGGTGACGATCTCGTCGAGCCGTACCTGCCGCGGCGGGATCTTGGACCAGTCGCGCAGCGACAACCCGTGGTCCGGGTACGGCTTGCCGTCCATGACACCTTTGAAAATCATCGCCTCGTCATCCGCCCGTGGTGGTTGCCTCTGCTCGTCTCCGCCCACCACAGTAAGGCCTGAACCGGTATCGGCGACGCGGCGATTAGACTGGACCGAGCCGAGACGCACGCGCATCTGCGCGTAGCTCAGGGGATGTGACGGCCGACCCGAACGAAGGTTCGGTGACGTCGCTGCTCGTGACGATCGAGAATTGGAGGTGGACGGCGATGTCGAGTACGGACGACAGACGGTTCGAGGTTCTCCGCGCCATCGTCGCCGACTACGTCTCGACCCAGGAGCCGGTGGGATCGAAGGCGCTGGTCGAGCGGCACAATCTGGGTGTCTCCAGTGCGACGGTGCGCAACGACATGGCGTTCCTCGAGAGCGAGGGCTACATCGCCCAGCCGCACACGAGTTCCGGCCGTGTCCCCACCGACAAGGGCTACCGGCAGTTCGTCGACCGCATCGCCGACGTGAAGCCGTTGTCGACGGCGGAGCGCCGCGCGATCCTCGATTTCCTCGAGTCCGGGGTCGACCTGGACGACGTCCTCCGGCGCGGTGTGCGCCTGCTCGCGCAACTCACACGCCAGGTCGCGGTTGTGCAATATCCCACACTCTCGGCGTCATCGGTCCGCCACCTCGAGGTGGTCGCGCTGACTCCCGCCCGCCTGCTGCTGGTGCTCATCACCGATTCGGGCCGAGTGGATCAGCGCATCGTCGAACTCGGCGACGTCCTCGACGACGAGGACCTGGCGCGGCTGCGCGGACTGCTCGGCGGCGCCCTCGACGGCAAACGGCTCGCGGCGGCGTCCATCGCCGTGTCGGAACTGATCGACGAGGCCCCCGAAGATCTGCGTGACGCCGTGATCCGTTCGGCCACCGTGCTGGTGGAAACGCTCGTCGAGCATCCCGAGGAGCGCCTCGTCCTCGGCGGCACGGCGAACCTGACCCGCAACGCGGCCGACTTCACGGGGATCAGCGGGTTCCCCGGTTCGCTGCGCGCGGTCCTCGAGGCGCTCGAGGAGCAGGTGGTGGTGCTCAAGCTGCTGGCCGCCACCCAGGACGCGGGCACCGTGACGGTGCGGATCGGCGAGGAAACCCAGGTGGAGCAGATGCGCGGCACCTCCGTCATCTCGACCGGCTACGGTGCGGCGGGCACCGTGCTCGGCGGAATGGGCGTGCTCGGACCTACCCGGATGGACTATCCGGGAACAATCGCGTCGGTGGCAGCCGTTGCGAGATACATCGGTCAGGTGCTCGCCGAGCGGTGACGGCCGGCCCGGCGACAGCGCCGGCGTAGACAGCGCGCACACGGATTAGTGGCGAGATAACGAAGTAGAGAAGGACGAGAGACTCAACGTGGCACGGGATTACTACGCAACGCTCGGCGTCGATCAGAAGGCGACCGATCAGGAGCTCAAGCGCGCGTACCGCAAGCTGGCGAGGGAACTGCATCCCGACGTGAACCCCGACGAGGCGGCGCAGGCCCGGTTCCGGGACATCTCGACGGCCTACGAGGTGCTGTCGGACCCGGAGAAGCGCCGCATCGTCGACCTCGGCGGCGACCCCCTCTCCTCGGGTGGCGGCGGAGGCGGCGCCGGCTTCGGCGGTGGTTTCGGTGGCGGCCTCGGCGACGTGTTCGAAGCGTTCTTCGGGGGCGGAGGCGGTGCGGGCCGCGGGCCGCGCGGCCGTGTCCAGCCGGGCGCCGATTCGCTCCTGCGCACCAAGCTGACGCTGGCGGAGTGCGCGACCGGCGTCAGCAAGCACGTCACCGTCGAGACGGCGATCCTGTGCGACAGCTGCACCGGTTCGGGTACCAACGGCGACTCCAAGCCGGTGCGCTGTGAGACGTGTGGCGGCGCGGGCGAGGTCCAGTCGGTGCAGCGTTCGTTCCTCGGTCAGGTCATGACGTCCCGGCCGTGCCCCACCTGCCGCGGCGCGGGCGAGACGATTCCCGACCCGTGCCACAAGTGCGGCGGCGACGGCCGGGTGCGCGCCCGCCGCGACATCACGGTGAAGGTGCCCGCCGGCGTGGCGGGCGGCATGCGGATCCGTCTCGCCGCGCAGGGCGAGGTCGGCCCCGGCGGCGGACCCGCAGGCGACCTGTACGTCGAGGTCGTCGAGCAGGCGCACGAAGTGTTCGTGCGCGACGGCGAGGACCTGCACTGCACGATCCGGGTTCCGATGATCGACGCCGCTCTCGGCACGACCGTGACGATCGACACGATCATCGACGGTCCCAAGGAGATCACCATCGAGCCGGGCACCCAGCCGGGATCGGTGACGGTCCTGCGCGGGCACGGCATGCCGAAGCTGCGGTCCGGTATCCGCGGCGACGTGCACGCACACCTCGAGGTCGTGGTGCCGTCGCGCCTCGACCACAAGGAGACGAAGATTCTCCGCGAACTCAAGGACCTGCGCGACCGTGACGTCGCCGAGGTCGTCTCCACCGGGTCCCAGCACAGCGGCGGACTGTTCTCGCGCCTGCGTGAAGCGTTCAGCGGTCGCTGACCGTGGCGGCGACGGTCTTCTTCCTCGACCCGCTGCCCGAGGTGGGGAGCACCGCCGTCCTGGACGGCCCGGAGGGCCGGCATGCCGCGACGGTGCGCCGGATCGGCGTCGGGGAGCGGATCGTGCTGGCCGACGGCCGGGGTGGTCTCGCCGACACCGAGGTGACGGCGGCCGGTAAGGACCGCCTCGAACTCACCGTCCACGAGCGGCGTCAGGTGACGGCGCCGTCGCCGAGTGTGACCGTGGTGCAGGCGCTTCCGAAGGCGGAGCGATCCGAGCTGGCGGTCGAACTGGCCACCGAGGCCGGGGTCGACGCGATCGTGCCGTGGCAGTCTTCGCGGTGCGTGGCGCGGTGGGAGGGCCCGAAGGTCGCGAAGGGTGTCGCTCGCTGGCGTAGCGCGGCTCTCGCCGCCGCCAAGCAGTCCCGGCGGGCGATCGTGCCCGAGGTGTCGGAACTGCACCGCACCGCCGGGATGCTCGCCGTCGTCCGCGAGGTGACCGGCCGGGGCGGAGTCGTCGCCGTGCTGCACGAGGCGGCGACGCAGGGCCTCGCCGAGCTTCCGCTGCGCTCGGCCACCGAGATCGTGCTCGTCGTCGGTCCCGAGGGCGGCATCTCCGAGGACGAGATCACTGCGCTGACCGAGGCGGGCGCCGTGCCGGTGCTGCTCGGACCGCACGTCCTGCGGACCTCGACCGCCGCGGCCGTCGCGCTCGGCGCCATCGGCGTCCTCACCGACCGCTGGGGCGCGGCCCCGCTAGCCTGACTGTCCGTGGACCGCATTCGCATCGCCTACGGAACCGAACCGCAGCAGTTCGGGCACTTCTATCCGCCGGAGGAACCGGTGTCGACCCCGGTGCCGGTGGTGATGGTCGTCCACGGCGGTTTCTGGAGCGGGAAATACCACCTGAACCTGGGCACGAGTTTCGCGGTCGACCTGGCCCGCCACGGCGTCGCCGTCTGGAACATCGAATACCGCAGGCTCGGCGCGGGCGGCCGGTGGGACGAGATGTCCGCCGACGTGCTCGCCGCGCTCGACGCGATCGCCGGTCCGGTCGCCGAGCGCTCGCCCGTCCCGTTCGACCTGTCGAAGGTCCGGGTCGTCGGGCACTCGGCCGGCGGGCAACTGGCGGTGTGGCTGGCCGGTCAGCGGCAGACGACGGTCCGGCCGGAGAGGGTCGTGTCGCAGGCAGGCGCCCTCGACCTCGCCTCCGCAGGGGAACGCGGCAGGCGGATCGGGTACATCGAGGATCTCCTCGGGGTGCCGTTCGACGAGGACCCGGACCGGTACCGCGCCGCGTCCCCGCTGCACCGCATCCCCACCGGGGTGCCGGTGGTGTGCATCCACGGCACGGAGGACGCGCAGGTCCCGGCGAAGGTGAGCGTCCGGTACAGCGAGGCGGCGCGGGCCGCGGGTGATCCGGTCGCTCTGCACGTCGTCGACGGGGAAGACCACTACGCATTCCTGAATCCCGAGACCGAGTGCTGGAAGATCTCGCGGGACGCCCTACTGTCCGACGACGCGCCGCGGTGGCTGCGCGAGAATCCGGACGTCCCGGATCGGTGACGGCGTCGAGTAATCGAGTGGGCGCTGTGACCTGCGAGCGATAGACTTCCTTCATCGCGACGACCGTCGTGACCGACCAGGAACAGGGAAGAAGGCCATATCCCTCACGTGAGCGAACAAGACCAGAACGGCGAGACGTTCGGCGCCACGCGTCCGGCGGAACGCACCGTGCGTTCGAGTATCGATCTCCCACCCGAAACGGTCCCGCCTCTCCTCGGTTCTTCCGACGAGAATCTGCGCGCTCTCGAACGGGTCCTGGACGCAGACATCCATGTACGCGGCAACACCGTCACTCTGACGGGACGACCGGGCGACGTCGCGCTCGCCGAGCGGGTCATCGCCGAACTGAGCGCCATCGTCGGCCGCGGGCAGCCGCTGACCCCCGACGCGGTGCGCCGCACGGTCGGCATGCTCACGCAGGGTCTGAGCGATTCGCCCGCCGAGGTCCTCACCCTCGACATCCTGTCGCGTCGCGGCAAGACGATCCGGCCGAAGACGCTGAACCAGAAGCGGTACGTCGACGCGATCGACGCCAACACCATCGTGTTCGGCATCGGGCCCGCGGGCACCGGCAAGACGTACCTCGCCATGGCGAAGGCGGTGCAGGCGCTGCAGACCAAGCAGGTGTCGCGGATCATCCTCACCCGCCCCGCGGTCGAGGCGGGCGAGCGGCTCGGGTTCCTGCCCGGAACGCTGCACGAGAAGATCGACCCGTACCTGCGGCCGCTTCACGACGCACTGCACGACATGATGGACCCCGAGGCCATCCCGAAGCTGATGCAGTCGGGTGTCATCGAGGTGGCGCCGCTCGCGTACATGCGCGGCCGCACGCTCAACGACGCGTTCATCATCCTCGACGAGGCGCAGAACACCACCGCCGAGCAGATGAAGATGTTCCTCACCCGCCTCGGCTTCGGTTCCAAGGTCGTCGTCACCGGCGACGTCACGCAGGTGGACCTGCCGGGCGGCGCCCGGTCCGGGCTCCGCGCGGCCACCGAGATCCTCGGTGACATCGACGACATCTACTTCGCCGAACTCAACAGCAGCGACGTGGTCCGGCACCGGCTGGTGTCCGACATCGTCGACGCGTACGAGCGTTTCGAGGCGGACCGGGACGGCAAGGTCGAGCTCGGGAACCGCGCACAGCGGAGAGCGGCGCACTCGCGTTCTCCACGACGGTAGGGTGAGTGTCGCCGGAACCAGGAGGAAGCGACACACATGAGCATCGAAGTCTCGAACGAATCGGGCATGGACGTCTCCGAAGAGGAGCTGATCAGCGTTGCCCGCTTCGTGATCGCGAGGATGGACGTGCACCCCGCGGCCGAGTTGTCGATGGTCCTCGTGGACTCGGCCACCATGGCCGACCTCCACATGCGGTGGATGGACCTGCCCGGTCCCACCGACGTGATGTCGTTCCCGATGGACGAGCTCGAGCCCGGCGGCCGCCCGGATTCACCCGAGCCGGGACCGTCGATGCTCGGCGACATCGTGCTGTGCCCGTCCTTCGCCGCCGACCAGGCCGACAAGGCCGGTCATCCGCTGGCCCACGAACTCGCTCTGCTCACCGTGCACGGTGTGCTGCACCTCCTCGGCTACGACCATGCCGAACCGGAGGAGGAGAAGGAGATGTTCGGCCTGCAGAACCAGTTGCTCGACGACTGGTACGAGGATCTGCGCAGGGCCGAACGCGACGCCGCGCTCGCTGCCCGGGACCAGAAGCTGCTCGGCAAGGCCGGCTTCTTCGACGCCCCGGATCAGTAACCACGTGAAGGGTCTTCTGTGAGTAGCGCCATCGCGCTGATCGTCCTCGCGATCGTCCTCGTCCCTCTCGGTGGTGTCTTCGCCGCCGTCGATTCCGCTCTCAATACGATCTCGTCCGCGCGCATCGAGGAGATGGCGAAGGAGGATCGCCCCGGCGCCACCCGGGTGCTCCGCATCCTGTCGGATCGCCCCCGCTACGTGAATCTCATGGTGCTGCTGCGCATCCTGTGCGAGATCACGGCGACGGTGGTGCTCGTCGGTGGCCTGTCCGATCTCCTCGAACCCGTGTGGGCGCTGACGTTCACCGCCGTCATCATGGTGCTCGTCGACTACGTGGTGATCGGGGTCGGCCCGCGCACGCTCGGCCGCCAGCACGCGTACACGATCGCGCTGATCACGTCGCTTCCCCTGCAGGTCATCGGAACCCTGCTCGGCCCGATCAGCCGCCTGCTCATCCTGATCGGCAACGCGATCACCCCGGGTAAGGGATTCCGCAACGGACCTTTCGCCTCCGAGATCGAACTGCGCGAACTCGTCGACATGGCGCAGGAGCGCGGCGTGGTGGCCGACGAGGAACGCCGGATGATCCAGTCCGTGTTCGAACTCGGCGACACCTCCGCCCGCGAGGTGATGGTGCCGCGCACCGAGATGGTGTGGATCGAGAGCGACAAGAGCGCGGGGCAGGCGACGTCGCTGGCCGTCCGCAGCGGACATTCGCGGATCCCGGTGATCGGGGAGAACGTCGACGACGTCCTCGGCGTGGTCTACCTCAAGGACCTCGTGCAGCAGACGTACCACTCGCGCGACGGCGGCCGCAGTGTCCTCGTCGGCGACGTGATGCGGCCCGCCGTGTTCGTGCCCGATTCCAAACCCCTCGACAGCCTGCTCGCCGAGATGCAGCGCGACCGCAACCACATGGCCGTGCTGGTCGACGAATACGGCGGCATCGCAGGCCTGGTCACCATCGAGGACGTCATCGAGGAGATCGTCGGGGAGATCGCCGACGAGTACGACCAGGACGAGACCCCGCCCGTCGAGGACCTCGGCGACGGCATGTACCGGGTGTCCGCGCGGCTGCCGATCGAGGATCTCGGTGAACTGTTCGGCATCGAGGTGGAGAACGACGAGGTCGAAACAGTCGGTGGGCTCATCGGATACGAACTCGGCAGGGTGCCGCTCCCCGGATCGGAGGTCGTCTCCCACGGTCTGGTCCTGCGCGGTGAGGGTTCGCCCGACGTGCGCGGGCGGGTGCGGATCAGCACCGTCTTCGTGCAGCGCGCCCCGATGAACGAGGACGACGACGTCAACGACCGTGACCGGGAGGGCGACGATGACTGAACTGGACGCCGAGGACGCGAAACTGATCGTGCTCGCGCGAGGAGCGTTCGGCCGCACCGGAAGTGGCCAGGGCGCCGCCGTCCGCGACCTCGACGGCCGCACGTATGCGGCCGGCGCGGTCGCGTTGGCGGCGCTGTCCCTGACCGCGCTGCAGGCGGCCGTCGCGGCGGCGGTGTCGAGTGGCGCCGAGGGTTTCGAGGCGGCAGCCGTGATCGGCGGGAACCCGGACGACCCGGGCATCGCCGCACTACACGAAGTCAGTGCGCAGGCGGCCGTCGTCTTCGCGCGAACCGATGGATCCGTGATCGAGGAGCAACATGAGTAAACCCGAATTCCGTTCCGGATTCGTCTGTTTCGTCGGGCGGCCCAACACGGGCAAGTCCACGCTGACCAACGCACTGGTCGGCAGCAAGATCGCGATCACGTCCTCGCGGCCGCAGACCACCCGGCACACCATCCGCGGCATCGTGCACCGCGACCACGCGCAGCTGATCCTCGTCGACACCCCGGGACTGCACCGGCCCCGGACGCTCCTCGGCCAGCGCCTCAACGACCTCGTGCGCGACACCTACTCCGAGGTCGACGTCATCTGCCTGTGCATCCCGGCGGACGAGAAGATCGGCCCCGGCGACCGGTGGATCGTGCAGCAGGTCCGGCAGATCGCGCCGAAGACCACACTCGTCGGCATCGTCACGAAGATCGACAAGGTCAGCAAGGACATGGTCGGGCAGCAGTTGCTGGCCGTCTCCAAGCTTCTCGGACCGGAGACGGACGTCGTGCCGGTGTCCGCCGCGTCCGGCGAGCAGGTGGAGGTGCTGGTCGACGTCCTCGCGTCGAAGATGGAGGAGGGGCCGGCGTTCTACCCGGACGGCGAACTCACCGACGAACCCGAAGAGACGCTGATGGCCGAACTCATTCGCGAGGCCGCCCTCGAGGGACTCGGCGACGAACTGCCGCACTCCCTGGCCGTGGTCATCGAGGAGATCATCCCCCGCGAGGGACGCACCGAGAAGCAGGGCGAACTGCTCGACGTGCACGCCCTGCTGTACGTCGAGCGGCCGTCGCAGAAGGGCATCGTGATCGGCAAGGGCGGCGCCCGCCTCCGCGAGGTGGGCACCAAGGCGCGGCTGCAGATCGAGAAACTGCTCGGCACCAAGATCTTCCTCGAACTGCACGTGAAGGTCGCCAAGGACTGGCAGCGCGACCCGAAGCAGCTGGGCAGGCTGGGGTTCTAGGCGGCTCCGCCGCCCGTGCGTGGTTAACGAGTCCAGGGACTCCTTACTCACTCACGGGGCCGGCGGCCCGCAGGAGCAGCAGCACCGACGCCGCGAAGTCGTGCTCCCCGTCGCTGCCGGTGGCGAGTCTGCGCAGCTGCAGGCCGGCGATGGTGGCCACGACCGTGGGGGCGACGGACGCCGGATCGGGGACACCGAGGGCGGTGAGGATCGTCACCGTCAATTCGTCGTACGCGGCGAAACATTCGGCGGCGGCCTGACGGAGTTCGTGATCGCGGCCCGCCTGGATGTACAGCTCGAACGGGGCGATCCGCTCGGCGGAGAACGCCAGATCCTTCGCGACCTTCTCCGTCAGTGCGGCGACGTCCTCGAAGCTCAGCCCCTTGTCCCGGTACCCCTCCGCCAGTTCCGACAGCCGCTGCGTCTCCTCCGTCACGAACCCCGACAGCGCGGCGCGCAGCAGGTCCGTCTGCGTGGGGAAGTGGTACGTGATGGAGCCGAGCGACACCCCGGCCTGCGCCGCGATCCGCCGATTGGTCACGCCGGGAATGCCTTCCGTGCCCACGATGTGCAGCGCCGCCGCGAGGATCCGGTCACGGACGTCCGTCGAGGCCACGGTCACCACCACTTCCCGGGACGTTCCAGGTCCCACCGGAGCACCGACTCGAGCTGGGCCGCAACCGAAACCAGGAGCGGCTCGGCGTTGTCGTGCCCCATCAGCTGGGCCCCGATCGGAAGGTTTCCGGACGTGAACCCGGCTGGGACGTTCACGCTGGGCCAGCCCAGCACGTTCCACGGCCACGCGTACGGGCAGACCGCGGTAATCACCTTGTCCGTGGCCCACGAACCGATCCCGTCGATCCCCTCGACCCTCGGCGGGGGAGTGGCGGTGGTGGGGGCGAGGACGAGGTCGTATTTGTCGAAGATGGCACCGACGCGTCGACGTGTCCTCGGCTCGGCGGCCCGGGCAGCGCGCAGCGGCGCCCCGCGCAACAGACGTCCG includes these proteins:
- a CDS encoding Ms4527A family Cys-rich leader peptide translates to MVCMTGPGVRLVARRHVDLKRVCSCCCLPCLAQ
- the hemW gene encoding radical SAM family heme chaperone HemW yields the protein MSGLSTTTVGRGEAAAFALPESALAGVGSRPFGIYVHVPFCATRCGYCDFNTYTAGELGTSASPQSWMEGLRRELDLAAEMTGAPAVDTVFVGGGTPSLLGGDGLADVLGAVRSSFGLADGAEVTTESNPESTSPEFFDRLLAGGFTRISLGMQSAAQHVLKVLDRTHTPGRAVAAALEARSAGFGHVNLDLIYGTPGERDEDLDLSLDAVLSAGVDHVSAYALIVEDGTALARKVRRGELPAPDDDVLASRYERIDARLAEAGLTWYEVSNWAREDAACLHNLGYWDGGDWWGAGPGAHSHVGGVRWWNVKHPARYADQLAAGSLPVGGSEQLTEEDVHVERVMLTARLRTGLPVAELDDAEQRAAETVVADGLLVRAGEQLVLTDRGRLLADAVVRTVLR
- a CDS encoding type II toxin-antitoxin system VapB family antitoxin; the protein is MIFKGVMDGKPYPDHGLSLRDWSKIPPRQVRLDEIVTTTKVLELDRLLSEDSTFYGDLFPHAVQWHGVLYLEDGLHRAVRSALRNRVVLHARVFDYDEMPGIVTA
- the hrcA gene encoding heat-inducible transcriptional repressor HrcA, with amino-acid sequence MSSTDDRRFEVLRAIVADYVSTQEPVGSKALVERHNLGVSSATVRNDMAFLESEGYIAQPHTSSGRVPTDKGYRQFVDRIADVKPLSTAERRAILDFLESGVDLDDVLRRGVRLLAQLTRQVAVVQYPTLSASSVRHLEVVALTPARLLLVLITDSGRVDQRIVELGDVLDDEDLARLRGLLGGALDGKRLAAASIAVSELIDEAPEDLRDAVIRSATVLVETLVEHPEERLVLGGTANLTRNAADFTGISGFPGSLRAVLEALEEQVVVLKLLAATQDAGTVTVRIGEETQVEQMRGTSVISTGYGAAGTVLGGMGVLGPTRMDYPGTIASVAAVARYIGQVLAER
- the dnaJ gene encoding molecular chaperone DnaJ, producing the protein MARDYYATLGVDQKATDQELKRAYRKLARELHPDVNPDEAAQARFRDISTAYEVLSDPEKRRIVDLGGDPLSSGGGGGGAGFGGGFGGGLGDVFEAFFGGGGGAGRGPRGRVQPGADSLLRTKLTLAECATGVSKHVTVETAILCDSCTGSGTNGDSKPVRCETCGGAGEVQSVQRSFLGQVMTSRPCPTCRGAGETIPDPCHKCGGDGRVRARRDITVKVPAGVAGGMRIRLAAQGEVGPGGGPAGDLYVEVVEQAHEVFVRDGEDLHCTIRVPMIDAALGTTVTIDTIIDGPKEITIEPGTQPGSVTVLRGHGMPKLRSGIRGDVHAHLEVVVPSRLDHKETKILRELKDLRDRDVAEVVSTGSQHSGGLFSRLREAFSGR
- a CDS encoding 16S rRNA (uracil(1498)-N(3))-methyltransferase; protein product: MAATVFFLDPLPEVGSTAVLDGPEGRHAATVRRIGVGERIVLADGRGGLADTEVTAAGKDRLELTVHERRQVTAPSPSVTVVQALPKAERSELAVELATEAGVDAIVPWQSSRCVARWEGPKVAKGVARWRSAALAAAKQSRRAIVPEVSELHRTAGMLAVVREVTGRGGVVAVLHEAATQGLAELPLRSATEIVLVVGPEGGISEDEITALTEAGAVPVLLGPHVLRTSTAAAVALGAIGVLTDRWGAAPLA
- a CDS encoding alpha/beta hydrolase family protein, which gives rise to MDRIRIAYGTEPQQFGHFYPPEEPVSTPVPVVMVVHGGFWSGKYHLNLGTSFAVDLARHGVAVWNIEYRRLGAGGRWDEMSADVLAALDAIAGPVAERSPVPFDLSKVRVVGHSAGGQLAVWLAGQRQTTVRPERVVSQAGALDLASAGERGRRIGYIEDLLGVPFDEDPDRYRAASPLHRIPTGVPVVCIHGTEDAQVPAKVSVRYSEAARAAGDPVALHVVDGEDHYAFLNPETECWKISRDALLSDDAPRWLRENPDVPDR
- a CDS encoding PhoH family protein; its protein translation is MSEQDQNGETFGATRPAERTVRSSIDLPPETVPPLLGSSDENLRALERVLDADIHVRGNTVTLTGRPGDVALAERVIAELSAIVGRGQPLTPDAVRRTVGMLTQGLSDSPAEVLTLDILSRRGKTIRPKTLNQKRYVDAIDANTIVFGIGPAGTGKTYLAMAKAVQALQTKQVSRIILTRPAVEAGERLGFLPGTLHEKIDPYLRPLHDALHDMMDPEAIPKLMQSGVIEVAPLAYMRGRTLNDAFIILDEAQNTTAEQMKMFLTRLGFGSKVVVTGDVTQVDLPGGARSGLRAATEILGDIDDIYFAELNSSDVVRHRLVSDIVDAYERFEADRDGKVELGNRAQRRAAHSRSPRR
- the ybeY gene encoding rRNA maturation RNase YbeY, producing the protein MSIEVSNESGMDVSEEELISVARFVIARMDVHPAAELSMVLVDSATMADLHMRWMDLPGPTDVMSFPMDELEPGGRPDSPEPGPSMLGDIVLCPSFAADQADKAGHPLAHELALLTVHGVLHLLGYDHAEPEEEKEMFGLQNQLLDDWYEDLRRAERDAALAARDQKLLGKAGFFDAPDQ
- a CDS encoding hemolysin family protein gives rise to the protein MSSAIALIVLAIVLVPLGGVFAAVDSALNTISSARIEEMAKEDRPGATRVLRILSDRPRYVNLMVLLRILCEITATVVLVGGLSDLLEPVWALTFTAVIMVLVDYVVIGVGPRTLGRQHAYTIALITSLPLQVIGTLLGPISRLLILIGNAITPGKGFRNGPFASEIELRELVDMAQERGVVADEERRMIQSVFELGDTSAREVMVPRTEMVWIESDKSAGQATSLAVRSGHSRIPVIGENVDDVLGVVYLKDLVQQTYHSRDGGRSVLVGDVMRPAVFVPDSKPLDSLLAEMQRDRNHMAVLVDEYGGIAGLVTIEDVIEEIVGEIADEYDQDETPPVEDLGDGMYRVSARLPIEDLGELFGIEVENDEVETVGGLIGYELGRVPLPGSEVVSHGLVLRGEGSPDVRGRVRISTVFVQRAPMNEDDDVNDRDREGDDD
- a CDS encoding cytidine deaminase, with protein sequence MTELDAEDAKLIVLARGAFGRTGSGQGAAVRDLDGRTYAAGAVALAALSLTALQAAVAAAVSSGAEGFEAAAVIGGNPDDPGIAALHEVSAQAAVVFARTDGSVIEEQHE
- the era gene encoding GTPase Era; translation: MSKPEFRSGFVCFVGRPNTGKSTLTNALVGSKIAITSSRPQTTRHTIRGIVHRDHAQLILVDTPGLHRPRTLLGQRLNDLVRDTYSEVDVICLCIPADEKIGPGDRWIVQQVRQIAPKTTLVGIVTKIDKVSKDMVGQQLLAVSKLLGPETDVVPVSAASGEQVEVLVDVLASKMEEGPAFYPDGELTDEPEETLMAELIREAALEGLGDELPHSLAVVIEEIIPREGRTEKQGELLDVHALLYVERPSQKGIVIGKGGARLREVGTKARLQIEKLLGTKIFLELHVKVAKDWQRDPKQLGRLGF
- a CDS encoding TetR/AcrR family transcriptional regulator, translating into MASTDVRDRILAAALHIVGTEGIPGVTNRRIAAQAGVSLGSITYHFPTQTDLLRAALSGFVTEETQRLSELAEGYRDKGLSFEDVAALTEKVAKDLAFSAERIAPFELYIQAGRDHELRQAAAECFAAYDELTVTILTALGVPDPASVAPTVVATIAGLQLRRLATGSDGEHDFAASVLLLLRAAGPVSE